Proteins encoded within one genomic window of Ignavibacteriota bacterium:
- a CDS encoding glutamyl-tRNA reductase produces the protein MNLFSIGISHHTAAVEVRERMWLSTDEARQAVTLLKERFFDECMLVSTCNRTELYGVPRDASLHHTDVIATLLDLKHADGSVRPEHFTAWRDGAVLNHLYKVAAGVDSMVIGDIQILNQVKEAFQLARDAGALGPVMNRLMQASLHVGKRVRTETSICEGAVSVSYAAVELASKIFADLSRKSVLLIGAGETGELTLKHMVGKGIGTVRVANRTRARAEALVAELGGEVVDYEQMAEGLRVADIVITSVNSPTYVVGPEDVQKVMRRRGNNPLFIIDIGVPRNVDPAARRIENVFLYDIDALSAIVDRNLQKRTAEMPAVTRIVREEMAEFLRWHKSLQVAPTIQDFRTTLEAIRAEEVHKNINRFTPEDRELVEMLTKRIVNKILHQPLTTLKQGAENGSHGPDTLQRIKVLRELFGLTKNESHGD, from the coding sequence ATGAATCTCTTTTCCATCGGTATCAGTCACCACACCGCCGCGGTGGAAGTGCGTGAACGGATGTGGCTCTCGACCGACGAAGCCCGGCAGGCTGTGACGCTGTTGAAGGAACGGTTCTTTGACGAGTGCATGCTGGTCTCCACCTGCAACCGCACGGAGCTGTATGGTGTCCCGCGCGACGCCTCTCTCCATCACACCGATGTGATCGCCACGCTCCTCGACCTCAAGCATGCCGATGGATCCGTGCGCCCCGAGCATTTCACCGCATGGCGTGACGGTGCCGTGCTGAACCACCTCTACAAGGTGGCGGCGGGCGTCGATTCGATGGTCATCGGCGATATCCAGATCCTGAATCAGGTCAAGGAAGCGTTCCAGCTCGCGCGCGATGCCGGCGCCCTGGGCCCCGTGATGAACCGGCTCATGCAGGCAAGCCTGCATGTGGGGAAACGGGTCCGCACCGAGACGTCGATCTGCGAGGGCGCGGTGTCGGTGAGCTATGCGGCCGTGGAACTTGCCAGCAAGATCTTCGCCGACCTCTCCCGGAAGTCGGTCCTGCTGATCGGTGCCGGCGAGACGGGCGAGCTGACACTGAAGCACATGGTAGGGAAGGGGATCGGGACCGTCCGTGTTGCTAACAGGACCCGTGCCCGCGCCGAGGCGCTTGTCGCCGAACTCGGCGGCGAAGTGGTGGACTACGAGCAGATGGCGGAGGGGCTCCGCGTCGCGGACATCGTCATCACGTCCGTGAACAGCCCGACCTACGTCGTCGGGCCGGAGGATGTCCAGAAGGTGATGCGCCGCCGCGGGAACAACCCGCTCTTCATCATTGACATCGGCGTGCCGCGCAACGTCGACCCGGCCGCACGTCGCATCGAGAACGTGTTCCTGTACGACATCGACGCGCTCAGCGCGATCGTGGACCGGAACCTGCAGAAGCGGACGGCGGAAATGCCCGCGGTCACGCGCATCGTGCGCGAGGAGATGGCGGAGTTCCTCCGGTGGCACAAGTCGCTGCAGGTCGCACCCACGATCCAGGATTTCCGTACCACCCTCGAAGCGATCCGTGCCGAGGAAGTGCACAAGAATATCAACAGGTTCACGCCTGAGGACCGCGAGCTGGTGGAGATGCTCACGAAACGCATCGTGAACAAGATCCTGCACCAACCGTTGACGACGCTGAAGCAAGGGGCGGAGAACGGAAGCCACGGGCCTGATACGCTGCAGCGCATCAAAGTGCTCCGTGAATTGTTCGGCCTGACAAAGAACGAATCACATGGCGACTGA
- the ccsA gene encoding cytochrome c biogenesis protein CcsA — protein sequence MDVRLIVDALQVLLPVLYAALVAVYGITFFRSAPVLERIKHPALIVIIVLHLVFLGARTVLFDHPPITSLFEIMTLLAASIGGAYLYLEFRTRVHNTGLFVLTLAFIFQTISSLFIRDLLVIPDYLHSRLLGFHVSAAILGYTALSISAVYGLLYLMLYHEIKSSRFGIVYSRLPNLETLETMSHRSEAFGFVMLTIAILVGVVWLPIVFKDISYFDPKLIGTIAIWCLYALALTAKRRGGWQGRKTMIVSLVGFLFVFISMMVINLFLSSFHTFH from the coding sequence ATGGATGTCCGCCTTATCGTTGATGCCCTGCAGGTGCTCCTGCCGGTGCTGTACGCTGCACTCGTGGCCGTGTATGGCATCACGTTCTTCAGGAGTGCACCCGTGCTTGAGAGGATCAAGCATCCGGCGCTGATCGTGATCATCGTCCTCCACCTGGTGTTCCTGGGTGCGAGGACGGTGCTCTTCGACCATCCGCCGATCACGTCCTTGTTCGAGATCATGACGCTGCTCGCCGCCTCCATCGGCGGTGCGTACCTGTACCTCGAATTCCGTACGCGGGTGCACAATACAGGGTTGTTCGTCCTGACGCTGGCGTTCATCTTCCAGACGATCTCGTCGTTGTTCATCCGGGACCTCCTGGTGATCCCGGACTACCTGCACAGCCGGCTGCTCGGCTTCCATGTGTCCGCAGCGATCCTCGGGTACACCGCACTCTCCATCTCCGCGGTCTACGGCCTGTTGTATCTGATGCTGTATCACGAGATCAAGTCCAGCCGTTTCGGCATCGTCTACAGCCGGCTCCCGAACCTGGAGACCCTGGAGACGATGAGCCACCGTTCGGAGGCTTTCGGGTTCGTGATGCTGACCATCGCCATCCTTGTCGGGGTGGTCTGGCTGCCGATCGTCTTCAAGGATATCTCGTATTTCGATCCGAAACTCATCGGTACGATCGCGATCTGGTGCCTGTATGCCCTGGCCCTGACGGCAAAGCGCCGCGGAGGGTGGCAGGGGCGCAAGACGATGATCGTGTCGCTGGTCGGATTCCTGTTCGTGTTCATCTCCATGATGGTGATCAATCTCTTTCTCAGCAGCTTTCACACGTTTCACTAG
- the acs gene encoding acetate--CoA ligase has translation MPDTHMSGEVFYPSADVVRHAHVPDWNKLAADAERDLEGFWAKEANELHWFEHWDRVLDDTNPPFYKWFTGGKTNIVYNCLDRHTETARRNKLALMWEGENGDFKSFSYFALRRDTCRFANVLRSLGVQKGDRVTLYMGRIPELVIGMLACARIGAIHSVVYGGFTVEALHERLEDSQSKVLIVSDGSYQRGKVVPLKAIADEALQRAATVESVLVVKRTGEPVNMESGRDMWYHELMALPIAGGGCHIEVMDAEDPLFMLYTSGTTGKPKAILHTHGGYMVGTYTTLKYVFDIHEEDRYWCAADPGWITGHSYIVYGPLLNGTTSFMYEGAPTYPYPNRWWSMVEKYGINILYTAPTAIRGLMRFGENWPNRHDLSSLRLLGSVGEPINPEAWKWYHRVIGKGKCPIMDTWWQTETGMFMITPMPSVALKPGSGTRPFPGVKMDIVNEEGTPVGANEEGFLIIKTPWPAMMRTIYKDPERYKAQYWTKFPGVYMTGDSARRDEDGYYWVIGRVDDVIKVSGYRLGTAEIESALVSHPAVAEAAAIGLPHEVKGNAIHTYVTVKSGIEKTDKLIDELRAHVAHEMGPIAKPDSIQFMDVLPKTRSGKIMRRVLKARALGQDPKDLTTLEE, from the coding sequence ATGCCAGACACACACATGTCCGGTGAAGTGTTCTATCCATCCGCTGACGTGGTCCGCCACGCGCATGTCCCTGACTGGAACAAGCTCGCGGCCGACGCCGAGCGCGATCTCGAAGGCTTCTGGGCGAAGGAGGCGAATGAACTGCACTGGTTCGAACACTGGGACAGGGTGCTCGACGACACCAATCCGCCGTTCTACAAATGGTTCACGGGTGGCAAGACGAACATCGTCTACAACTGTCTCGATCGCCACACCGAAACAGCCCGGCGCAACAAACTGGCACTCATGTGGGAAGGAGAGAACGGCGATTTCAAGTCGTTCAGCTACTTCGCGCTCCGTCGCGACACCTGCCGCTTTGCGAACGTGCTGCGGAGCCTGGGCGTGCAGAAGGGCGACCGTGTCACGCTGTACATGGGCCGCATCCCGGAACTCGTGATCGGTATGCTGGCATGTGCGCGTATCGGGGCGATCCACTCGGTGGTGTATGGCGGGTTCACGGTGGAAGCGCTCCACGAGCGCCTCGAGGACAGCCAGTCCAAGGTGCTGATCGTGTCGGACGGGTCCTACCAGCGCGGCAAGGTCGTGCCACTGAAGGCGATCGCCGATGAAGCACTCCAGCGTGCGGCAACGGTGGAAAGCGTGCTCGTGGTGAAGCGCACCGGTGAGCCGGTGAACATGGAATCCGGGCGCGACATGTGGTATCACGAGTTGATGGCGCTCCCGATCGCCGGCGGCGGTTGCCATATCGAAGTGATGGACGCCGAAGACCCGCTGTTCATGTTGTACACGTCAGGCACCACCGGCAAACCCAAGGCGATCCTCCACACGCATGGCGGGTACATGGTGGGGACATACACCACTCTCAAGTACGTCTTCGATATCCATGAGGAGGACAGGTATTGGTGTGCCGCGGATCCGGGATGGATCACGGGCCACAGCTACATCGTGTATGGCCCGCTGCTGAACGGCACCACGTCCTTCATGTATGAAGGAGCACCCACCTATCCGTATCCGAACAGGTGGTGGTCGATGGTGGAGAAGTACGGGATCAACATCCTGTATACGGCGCCCACGGCGATCCGCGGACTCATGCGATTCGGAGAGAACTGGCCGAACCGGCACGACCTGTCGTCGCTCCGCCTGCTGGGCTCCGTCGGTGAACCCATCAACCCCGAAGCGTGGAAATGGTACCACCGGGTGATCGGCAAGGGGAAATGTCCGATCATGGATACCTGGTGGCAGACGGAGACCGGGATGTTCATGATCACGCCGATGCCGTCTGTGGCGCTGAAGCCTGGTTCAGGCACGCGCCCGTTCCCCGGGGTGAAGATGGATATCGTGAATGAAGAGGGGACCCCGGTCGGTGCGAATGAGGAGGGGTTCCTGATCATCAAGACCCCGTGGCCGGCCATGATGCGGACGATCTACAAGGACCCCGAACGGTACAAAGCGCAATACTGGACCAAGTTCCCCGGCGTGTACATGACGGGCGACTCCGCGCGCCGTGACGAGGACGGATACTACTGGGTGATCGGCCGTGTGGACGATGTGATCAAGGTATCGGGGTACCGCCTGGGCACCGCCGAGATCGAGAGCGCGCTCGTGAGCCATCCGGCCGTCGCCGAAGCCGCAGCGATCGGGCTCCCCCATGAGGTGAAGGGGAATGCCATCCATACGTACGTCACGGTGAAGTCCGGCATCGAGAAGACGGACAAGCTGATCGATGAGTTGCGTGCACATGTGGCGCACGAGATGGGCCCCATCGCCAAGCCGGACAGCATTCAGTTCATGGATGTGCTGCCGAAGACGCGGAGCGGGAAGATCATGCGCCGCGTGTTGAAGGCGAGGGCACTCGGGCAGGATCCGAAGGACCTCACGACGCTGGAAGAGTGA
- a CDS encoding GvpL/GvpF family gas vesicle protein, whose protein sequence is MEAPAPFVPPHQPAPAPAPAEPYVPDPPSPLHTPSVRVRIAFDEQTAFVLAAGLISLQDTPSPHAFGVGVDGVERGSEIFAFDHAGMRFFLSTLKNQEASVSRTGMLLLGKQESIRHRNVHESLVNTLRLRSLVLPAEPGTVVFGRNDLLRRVDLRRDALFEILVGLSTLSTWRVHAFVLDAHVQRMLPAETSPSRGGRHDSERARVSAATRKTDIKTLERLLNREKKLAESILQRLAGASDTHTVESMVGLGSGSSEDWKPILKAAFEVPAGRFTRFAQVVVECQEANAMFEPMLTVVGGPGSFSLSM, encoded by the coding sequence GTGGAAGCACCGGCGCCGTTCGTTCCGCCGCATCAGCCTGCGCCTGCGCCCGCACCGGCTGAGCCATACGTCCCCGATCCCCCATCGCCGCTGCATACGCCGTCAGTGCGTGTGCGCATTGCATTCGATGAGCAGACCGCCTTCGTTCTTGCGGCCGGGTTGATCTCTCTGCAGGATACGCCATCCCCGCACGCCTTCGGCGTCGGCGTCGACGGTGTGGAGCGCGGCAGCGAGATCTTTGCCTTCGATCATGCCGGCATGAGGTTCTTCCTCAGCACGCTGAAGAACCAGGAAGCAAGTGTGAGCAGGACAGGCATGTTGCTTCTGGGCAAGCAGGAATCCATCAGACACCGCAACGTTCACGAATCCCTGGTGAATACGCTGCGGCTGCGGTCACTCGTCCTTCCCGCTGAACCGGGCACCGTGGTGTTCGGCCGGAACGATCTTCTGCGCCGCGTCGATCTCCGGCGCGATGCATTGTTCGAGATCCTGGTCGGGCTTTCCACGCTCAGCACGTGGCGCGTGCATGCCTTCGTCCTCGATGCCCATGTCCAGCGGATGCTTCCCGCAGAGACATCGCCGTCGCGGGGAGGGCGGCACGACTCCGAACGGGCGCGCGTCTCCGCGGCCACCAGGAAGACGGATATCAAGACGCTGGAACGCCTTCTCAATCGCGAAAAGAAACTTGCGGAATCGATCCTGCAGCGGCTTGCCGGTGCATCGGACACCCATACGGTCGAGTCGATGGTGGGCCTGGGCAGCGGGTCATCCGAGGACTGGAAGCCTATCCTGAAAGCCGCCTTCGAGGTCCCTGCCGGCCGCTTCACGCGGTTTGCGCAGGTGGTCGTGGAGTGCCAGGAAGCGAATGCGATGTTCGAGCCGATGCTGACCGTGGTCGGGGGACCCGGCAGTTTTAGCCTTTCCATGTAA
- a CDS encoding sigma-70 family RNA polymerase sigma factor — translation MTQRSPRLLPDDELIGLARGGDARAFTELVKRYEDTVYRFSYKICRDSEAASETLQDTFINVYRKLNSFDGKSKFSTWLYTIVTNNCLMKRRKRKSDLMEESLEAYDHPPGQSGGTPRQKPVHTPETPADVVIGRELKTLLEDAMAKLPEEYRVVFTMRDVEGRSTEETAGVLGLSVEATKSRLRRARAFLRDQLQPHLTAHPEILT, via the coding sequence GTGACACAGCGATCTCCCCGGCTGTTGCCGGACGACGAGCTTATCGGGCTGGCCCGCGGGGGCGACGCGCGGGCATTCACGGAGCTCGTGAAGCGCTACGAGGACACGGTGTATCGGTTCTCGTACAAGATCTGCCGGGACAGCGAGGCGGCATCGGAGACCCTTCAGGACACGTTCATCAATGTGTACCGCAAATTGAACAGTTTTGACGGGAAATCCAAGTTCTCGACCTGGCTGTACACGATCGTGACCAATAATTGTCTGATGAAGCGCCGGAAGCGGAAGAGCGATCTGATGGAAGAGTCCCTCGAGGCCTACGATCATCCCCCCGGCCAGTCCGGCGGCACGCCACGGCAGAAACCGGTACACACACCGGAGACGCCGGCGGATGTCGTGATCGGGCGTGAACTCAAGACCTTGCTCGAAGATGCCATGGCAAAGCTTCCTGAAGAATATCGTGTGGTCTTCACCATGCGGGATGTCGAGGGGCGATCCACGGAGGAAACCGCCGGGGTGCTCGGACTGTCGGTGGAAGCCACCAAGTCGCGCCTTCGCCGTGCACGGGCGTTCCTCCGCGACCAACTGCAGCCACACCTGACGGCACATCCGGAGATCCTGACATGA
- a CDS encoding DUF2892 domain-containing protein: MTKNVGPADRIVRTLLAIVLGILIFTGEVTGTLAIVLGVLAVVLLATSAVSFCPLYTIGKISTAKDGAKK, translated from the coding sequence ATGACAAAGAACGTAGGTCCGGCTGACCGGATCGTCCGCACCCTGCTCGCCATCGTCCTTGGCATTTTGATCTTCACCGGCGAAGTGACCGGCACGCTTGCTATCGTCCTCGGTGTCCTGGCTGTCGTTCTGCTCGCGACAAGCGCCGTGAGTTTCTGCCCGCTGTACACCATCGGGAAGATCTCCACCGCAAAGGACGGGGCGAAGAAGTAA
- a CDS encoding DUF1858 domain-containing protein: MGPSSGSPISGSMQVEELLERYPMATGLLLQHGVPCLVCGEPVWGTLGEVLGSHGKKPEEAAAIVQELKKELEVKPL, translated from the coding sequence ATGGGTCCGTCGTCCGGGAGTCCGATCTCCGGTTCGATGCAGGTCGAGGAGTTGTTGGAACGATATCCGATGGCAACGGGACTTCTGCTACAGCACGGGGTCCCCTGTCTCGTGTGCGGTGAACCGGTGTGGGGCACGCTCGGCGAGGTTCTGGGAAGCCATGGCAAGAAGCCGGAGGAGGCCGCCGCGATCGTGCAGGAACTCAAGAAGGAGCTGGAGGTGAAACCCCTATGA
- a CDS encoding thioredoxin family protein encodes MTTIGVVLGIFASLLIILQLVIVINAKKRRGRRILGVGGPLGEAVNSGDRVLAYFYSPTCSECKTQTPIIDILQREYPNVYKVDVAEHFEAARAFGVMATPTTVLVDQSKIVDVFVGTRSEAVLREALL; translated from the coding sequence ATGACGACCATCGGGGTGGTGCTCGGGATCTTCGCCTCGCTGCTGATCATACTGCAGCTCGTGATCGTGATCAATGCGAAGAAACGGAGAGGGCGCCGTATCCTCGGCGTGGGTGGGCCACTCGGTGAGGCGGTCAATTCGGGCGACCGCGTTCTTGCCTATTTCTACTCTCCGACCTGCTCGGAGTGCAAGACCCAGACGCCGATCATCGACATCCTTCAGCGCGAATACCCCAATGTGTACAAGGTCGACGTTGCGGAGCATTTCGAAGCCGCGCGGGCATTCGGTGTGATGGCGACGCCGACGACCGTCCTCGTTGACCAGAGCAAGATCGTCGACGTCTTCGTCGGCACCCGCAGTGAAGCGGTCCTCCGGGAAGCACTGCTGTAA
- a CDS encoding AI-2E family transporter, translating into MTPTIPPTRPSHELVPLLAAMTIAILLLFLGGAAQVVILSLLLAYILDPAATALEARGMSRTLAVVLVVLTLTLVIGGTAYLLVPAIMDQMGALQSGATTEQAAEAIRGIERSLKTSFAFLGLEDLDLLGRIATIKQSIAERVFSFLLSDSLSLIVNAVTIPFLMFFFLKDGREMKKKLVSMVPNRYFEFTLDLLYKMDMQLGNYLRGQFVDAVAFGLMSILALWILGVNYFVFLGVFAGLANLIPYVGPIAGVIPAAIVAVLGSGDLNSATPVIIAYFILKLLDDFVVAPTIVASSVEMHPVLVLIAIMIGGELFGILGMLLAVPVAGFFKVVLQEGVSTYRKYRFN; encoded by the coding sequence ATGACCCCGACCATTCCTCCGACGCGTCCGTCGCACGAATTGGTGCCGCTGCTGGCCGCGATGACGATCGCGATCCTCCTGCTCTTTCTCGGAGGTGCGGCGCAGGTGGTCATCCTCTCGTTGCTCCTGGCGTACATCCTGGATCCCGCTGCCACGGCACTCGAGGCGCGGGGGATGAGCCGGACGCTTGCCGTCGTTCTCGTCGTGCTCACCTTGACGTTGGTCATCGGTGGAACGGCGTATCTCCTTGTCCCGGCCATCATGGACCAGATGGGCGCGTTGCAGTCGGGCGCGACCACCGAACAGGCCGCGGAGGCGATCCGGGGGATCGAACGCTCGCTGAAGACCTCGTTCGCGTTCCTCGGGCTTGAGGACCTTGACCTCCTCGGCCGCATCGCTACCATCAAACAATCCATCGCCGAACGTGTCTTCTCATTCCTGTTGAGCGATTCCCTCAGTCTGATCGTGAATGCGGTGACGATCCCGTTCCTGATGTTCTTCTTCCTCAAGGACGGCAGGGAGATGAAGAAGAAACTGGTGAGTATGGTGCCGAACCGGTACTTTGAGTTCACCCTGGACCTGCTGTACAAGATGGACATGCAGCTGGGGAACTATCTCCGTGGCCAGTTCGTGGATGCCGTGGCATTCGGCCTCATGTCCATCCTTGCGCTCTGGATCCTCGGTGTGAATTACTTCGTGTTCCTGGGTGTCTTTGCCGGTCTCGCCAACCTGATCCCGTATGTCGGACCCATCGCCGGGGTGATCCCCGCGGCGATCGTTGCCGTGCTGGGGAGCGGCGATCTGAACAGTGCGACCCCTGTGATCATCGCGTACTTCATCCTGAAATTGCTCGACGATTTCGTTGTGGCACCGACGATCGTCGCCTCCAGCGTGGAGATGCATCCGGTCCTCGTTCTGATCGCGATCATGATCGGCGGAGAGCTGTTTGGGATCCTCGGCATGCTGCTCGCCGTGCCGGTCGCAGGCTTCTTCAAGGTCGTCCTGCAGGAAGGCGTGAGCACCTACCGCAAGTACCGTTTCAACTGA
- a CDS encoding cyclic nucleotide-binding domain-containing protein — protein sequence MNDFRARVFGYNRKAKPDEALQAILEKIPVFEGFSPRELAALGRVLHKREYLPGEVIIRQDEPGLGMYIIQSGEAAVISGRDDVQLSALGDGDFFGEVSLLDETSRSATVVARTHCLILGFFQSDLFALIERDPRFGVKIVIRLAKILGDRLRKANVQVLALTERVNALNGPAAR from the coding sequence ATGAACGACTTCCGCGCGCGGGTCTTCGGCTACAATCGTAAAGCGAAGCCCGACGAAGCATTGCAGGCCATCCTCGAGAAGATCCCGGTCTTCGAAGGGTTCTCGCCACGTGAACTCGCGGCCCTTGGACGCGTCCTGCACAAGCGTGAGTATCTTCCGGGTGAAGTGATCATCCGTCAGGATGAGCCGGGCCTCGGGATGTATATCATCCAGTCCGGTGAAGCCGCGGTCATCTCCGGCCGCGACGACGTGCAGCTCTCGGCCCTCGGGGATGGCGACTTCTTCGGTGAGGTCTCTCTGCTCGATGAGACCTCACGTTCTGCAACGGTCGTGGCCAGGACCCACTGCCTCATCCTCGGGTTCTTTCAGTCCGACCTGTTCGCACTCATCGAACGCGACCCGCGCTTCGGGGTGAAGATCGTGATCCGGCTTGCGAAGATCCTGGGTGACAGATTGCGCAAGGCGAACGTCCAGGTGCTGGCGTTGACAGAACGCGTGAACGCGCTGAACGGCCCGGCGGCCCGATGA